The genomic region AGGCAACCAATTGAAAACCGCAAACGGAAAACAGAAAACACAAAACAGAAAACTATTTAAACTGCAACGCCACCCGGATGCCCGGTGCGATTACGGGGGGAGCGATGTCGCCACCCACGCCAAAGGAGGGCTGGACCCGGAGGGTGAGGTCGTCTGAGAGGTCAAAGGTTTTGAGGTGAGCCGAGACGTTGGCATCCATGATGTTGAGACCCCAGAGCGCCACGCCGAGCAGGACGTTAAGGTCGCGGTAGCGGCGGAAGGAGTTGTAGCCCCGTTCGAGCTGGCTTTCGGTCACTGTCCGCAGACGGCCGTCGAGTTCGAGTTGAACCGTTTTGCTGGTGCTGGCGTACGCCTTTTCCCAGTTCGTCCGGTAAAACTTCATGCGGCCGCTCATGTAATTGATGAAATAACCGATCGTCCCGAAGCCGGCGTAAATGATGGGAATCTTCCAGTATTGCCGGTTGTACGCCTGACCCAGACCGGGCAGGATGGCCGAGCGAACGGTCGCTTTTTTGGGGATAATCTTTCGGATTTGGGCGGTCTGCCGGTCGCTGAGCCGTACGGTATCTGCCGCCGGCAGCGTCCGCACCGTGTCGCCGCCCGAGATGAGCGCCGACCCGCCGACCCGCACGGTATCGGGTCGGGCCGCGTCCGGTCGGGCCGCGTCCGGTCGGGCCGCGTCCGGTCGGGCCGCGTTCGGTGTTACCTGTGCCTGCACGGCCGGGATGCTCAGCGCCACGGTCATCAGTCCCGTCAATATACTTCGTATCAAGGTAGTCATTCGCAATTCCAAAGCCAGTGTGCGGTTGTAAAAGGTCTGCTTCTTCCCAACGTCGCGGGAGGGCCAATGGCTATGGCGTTAACATTTTTTAGCGTTTTCGGTTTTCCCGCCGCCAAACGGGTGCGTAAAGATAGTCCTTTTAGGTAGAATGGCGCGGGGTGTTTCTCGCAGATTTACGCGGATTTCCGGTCGCAGATCAGCGCAGAAAAAACACCTGCGGAAATCTGCGACGGAAATTCGCGTAAATCTGCGAGACAAAAGGGGCTTATTTATGCGCTGTCTGCCCCGGCCGTGAACGGTCCACGCAGCCCGTCAGGGCACGGTAGGTGTGGTAGGCGGCTTTCCAGATATGGCCTTTGTTGGCCGTGCGGCGCTGCGGGTCGTGGTCAAGCCCTTCTTCGTACCAGTCGCCGTGCTGGTGGTCGATCATATAGGTCTGCACGTATTTCCACAGCTTTTTGTACTGGTCGAAATAGCGCATCGGGTCGTTAGGGAACCGGTCGGCCATCAGCAGCAGCGTATTCAGTCCCTCGGCCTGCGACCACCAGTTCTTGCTCTCGCGGATAATGGTCATGCCGGGTTTGTCCCGGAAATAATAGCCCTGGTCGTAGAAGCCGCCGAGTTTTTTGTCCCAGCCGTTGCGGAGGGCGTGATCGACCATCCGCTTGCCGACTTCCAGCGTTCGGGCATCGCCCTTCAGTCCCAGCACGTGCGACGCTTCCAGCATCAGGTAAGCCGTCTCGACGTCGTGCCCGAACGAGACGTGGTCGATGTAACGGTGCTTCAGAATGACCGCTTCCGACGAGTCGCGGTAGGAGACCGGCGTCCAGTCGGGCTGGAAAAACAGGACGAGGTTGCCTTTGGGCGAGGTGATGACGTCGCGGACGAGCACGAGCATTTCCTGAAGCCGTTCGCGGACCAGCGGGTCGGGCCAGACGGTATAAAGCTCGGTCAGGGCTTCGAGCAGGTGGATGGAACTATTCTGGTCCTTGTAGCCGGTGTTGGCCGTCGAGGCGATGGAGGCGTCGCGGCGGATGGGCGTGCCGTCGCGGCGCAGGTGCTGGAAATAGCCTTTGTGAACGGGGTCGTGGCTGTGTTGTTCGAGCCAGTAGAACGACTTTTTGGCCAGATTGAGCGCCGCCGTATCTTTCGACATGTGATAATAGGCGCTCAGCGCGTAGAGCCCGAAGGCGTTGCCATAGGCGTCCTTGTTCGGTTCGCCTTTCACCCGGCCCTGCCGATCTACGAGCGTGTAGAACCCGCCGAATTCTTTATCCCACATCACATCGCGCAGGAACTGGAAGCCGTGCCGGGCGTTTTCGCGGTAATGCGCCACGGTCGGGTACCGTTCGGCGGCTTTGGCGGTGGTCCAGGTGTGGCGGGCCTGCGTGACGATCATTTTGTCCTGCGGACCGGTCGGTTTGAAATCGTACGTGAACGTGCTGAGGTAGCCGCCAAACTCCCGGTCCACGGCCTGGGGGTACCATTTATTGAGCATTTCCTTCCGGATGGAGTTTTCCATCTCGACGGCAATGCGGATGCGGTCGTCTTGCCGGGACTGCGCCACAGCGGTGCCGACCGCCAGACCGGCTACCAGAAAGCAGGTGACAATTTTCATGGATGAAAGTTGCGAAACGGGATTCTGCCCGGAAACTGCCGCGGGCGTTCTGGCAGGAAAGTCCGGAACGTCGTGGATTTACTTTGCCCGGCGAAACCGGAGATGAGGGGGAAGCGCAAACCGGGCCTGACAGCCTTCGGCCAGTCCGCCGCCGAACCGCTACCGAAAGCTGTTCCCGACAGGCAGGGGAATGGGCGGGTTACCAAACGGGTTTTTCCGCCGGAGAAGTAAAAAGGCGGTTCAGCAGCCGACGAGCAATCACGGCTTCATAGCAAAAGCCGCCCGCGAACATAAAATAGAGAAAAGCGATCAGAAGCAGGGGTTTCTTAAACGAACCCTCAAAATGCCCGGTAACAACGACCTGATACAAAACGGAGGTCAACACGGGAACGATTCCCAAAAGGAGGAAAACTCCTATGGCCAGCGCAAATGGATGCAGCCGCATCACGATCCGAATCTGCACGCCTTCTTCGGAGGGAAGGAAGCGACCGTAGATTTGGGGTAAAAAGGAATTTCGGTAATGAATAATCCGCCGGATTTGAAAGCCATCTTCCGAAACGGTACCCGTAAAAGGCTGCGGTCTGGTGTCCCAGACCCGAAAAAGACGAAATTTCAGGGGTGCCACCGCGTCCGAAAGCCGCGCCAGGGCTTCCTCACGGCTCAATGACGTGTGGATGATGAATCTCCAGTAAGGAAAAAGCGGTATCATGTGCGTGCATCAAGGCGGTACGGATACATCGGGAAGGATGGCGGGCCGGAGCAGGCGCGTAATCCACCGCTTAGTCGGACAGGCAGACGCAGGAGGAAACACCGCACCTCACGACTTTTGGAGGCCTGAATCAGCTGTAATCGCTGATCCGCGTGAATTTGCCGTTACGCATTTCAAAAATACTGACGCCCCTCAGTTGCAGCGACTGGCCCGAGGTAAGCCCGTTGGGCAGATCCTGGGCAACCGTGGCCCGGTAGTCGATTTCGACGGCCGCGGCGCTGTCGCTCAACACGGCGAAACGAACCGCCTGCCTGCGTTCCGAAAAATAGGGCAGGGACTGGCGGGCAAGCTGCTCAAACGCCTGTCGGGTCGTGGTGCGGGTAATACCGGCCGAATTGGAGACATTTTCAAAGATGATTTCGTCGTCCAGTAAGGCCAGCATTGCCGGTACGTCTTTGGCGTTGTAGGCTTCGATATAGCGCTGAATGGCTTCTTCCATGCTGTTGCAGAAGGGAACTTTGACGGATTGTTTGCCAAAAAAGCAAAAAGGCCGGTATCCAAACCAGCCTTTTCGAGTTGACATCCGAAATTTTATGCCTTGTAGTTCAGCACTTCCAGAATCCGGTCCAGTTCTTCCTGCGTCGTGAACGGAATCTTGATTTCGCCCTTATGCTTTTCGTCGGCTTTGATGGAAACCTTGGTGCCGAACATGGACGAGAGCTTGAATTGCAGGCTGCGGATTTCCTGTTTGTAAGGTGTCGAACGGCGTTCGGGCAGCACTTCGGCGGGATTCGACACGTTGCGGACGGCCTCTTCCACCTTGCGCACCGACCAGTCTTCTTCAATCGTCTTGTTGAAAAGCTTGATCTGGATGTCCGGGTTGTCGATGTTGATAATCGCCCGGGCGTGGCCCATCGAAATCTTGTTGTCGCGCAGGGCCGCCTGAATCACGGGGGGCAGTTTCAGCAGGCGAATGTAGTTGTTCACCGTCGTGCGGTTCTTGCCCACGCGCTCGCCCAGTTCTTCCTGCTTCAGGCTACATTCGGTAATGAGCCGCTGGTAGCTGAGGGCAATTTCGATGGAGTTGAGGTTTTCGCGCTGGATGTTCTCGATCAGGGCCATTTCTAACATCTGCTGGTCGTTGGCCTGCCGGACATACGCCGGAATGTGCGTCAGCCCCGCGATCTTGGACGCCTGCAGACGGCGTTCGCCGGAAATCAGCTGGTAATGGTCCTTGCCCATCTGCCGCACCGTGATCGGCTGGATGATGCCCTGAACCTTGATCGACTCGGCCAGTTCGTGCAGCGCCTCCTGGTCGAAGCGCGTCCGGGGCTGGAACGGGTTGGTATCAATGTGATTGAGGTTAATCTCGGTCATGGTCGAGATCGACTCATAAGGCGACGGCTTACTCGGCCGGTTGACCGAATCGCTGTCCTGAAGTAAGGCTCCCAGTCCGCGACCCAAACCTATCATTTTTTTATTGGCGCTGGTTTTTGCGTTGCTGTTATCCATGTCTTTCCAATCGTTGAGGCACTTCGTCGAGACAGTACCGTGTGGATATTTTATCAGTCGTAAGCGGTCCGCCGCTGCGGTTAGTTGATTGTAAGCGGCTTTTGCCTGATGCCCTCCGACTTACGACTTGCGGCTAACCGCCTTATGACTCCCTACGCAACCTGGTCCTGCGGCAGCATCCCGTTTTTGGTCAGGATTTCGCGGGCGAGATTCAGGTAACTAATGGCTCCCTTGCTGTCGGCATCCTGGGCAATCACGGGCAGGCCGAAGCTCGGCGATTCGCTCAGGCGGATGTTGCGCGGGATGATGGTGTTGAATACCATGTGCTGAAAATGCGCCGTCACTTCGCCCACTACCTGATTGGACAGGCGCACGCGGAGGTCGTACATCGTCAGCAGGATGCCTTCGATGGTCAGCCGGGTGTTGAGCCGCGACTGGATAATTTTGATGGTATTGAGCAGTTTGCCGAGGCCTTCCAGGGCGAAATATTCACACTGCACCGGAATAATGACCGAATCGGCGGCGGTGAGGCTGTTGATCGTAATCAGACCGAGCGAAGGCGAGCAGTCGATGATGATGAAGTCGTAGTCGCCGATCACATCGGCGAGTGCTTCCTTCATTTTTTCTTCCCGGCTCTTGAGGTTAATCATCTCGATTTCGGCCCCGACCAGGTCGATGTGCGAAGGCAGCAGGTCGAGATTAGGAAAATCGGTCTGGATGATGGTATCGCGGGTGCGAACGCCCTCCACCATGCATTCGTAAATGCTGTTTTCGATTTCCTTCGGGTTGTAACCAAGGCCCGACGTAGAGTTGGCCTGCGGATCCGCGTCAACGATCAACGTCCGAAATTCAAGGGCCGCCAGACTGGCCGCCAGGTTAATCGTGGTGGTGGTTTTACCAACGCCGCCCTTCTGGTTGGCAATTGCAATGACTTTACCCATGGGTCTGTTCGTTACAGTCCCAAATATCTAGAGTCGGGTTTAGAAATACAAGGAATGTTTCACGGAAATTATAAAACGTTTCACAACAGTAAGTTAATGGCTTTTATATGCTTAATTGTCAAAAATAAGCGTATTTTTTAAGCTTATACTGTTTCACGGGGTGTTTCACGAGCGGTCCTAATGGCCTGTTTGTCACCCACAGAACCCCGCAGGGCCTTTTTTCCGGACCGTTCCGATCAGCGCGACCGGGCCGGAGGGGCATCCGAAGAACCGCCGTGAGAGGCGTGCCGGTCTAGGCCCATACGTTGATTCCTTCCGTGCAGTTTCGACACATTTCAATCTCCGACCGCGAGCGAATCAGCGACTGCCGGAACGCCTGGTAGGGTTCGCTCTGCCAGAGTTGCCGGAAGGACTGTTCTTTCAGGTCGCCCATCCGGTGGTGCGCGTCCTTGTCGAAGCAGCAGGGCACTACGAGGCCGTCCCAAGTCACGACGCAGGAATGCCACATTTTCCAGCAGTTGTCGCCGAAGCCGTTTTTGGTGGTATACGTCCCGTCGGGCTGCCGGGCGTAGCGGGCGTATTTGTCAATCGTAGGAATGAGGTCCGAGCCGTTTTCGTAGTCGTAGATCTGCGCCGTTTTGAGGCCGACCTCATCCACGCCGAGTTCTTCGGCCAGTTTCCGGACGTCCTCAATCTGGTGTTCGTTGGGCCGGACGACCAGAAACTGGAAAATGACGTGCGGGGTCCGGGATTTAAGCTCCTTTTTCCATTTCAGAATGTTCTTCGTCCCCTCAATCACCTTGTGCAGCTTGCCGCCGACGCGGTACTGCTGGTACACTTCCTGGGTGGTGCCGTCGATGCTGATGATGAGCCGGTCGAGACCCGATTCCACCGTTTTGCGGGCGGCCGCGTCGGTCAGGTAGTGGGCGTTGGTGGAAGTGGCGGTATAAATGCCTTTCTGGTGGGCGTAGCCGACCAGGTCCAGAAACTGCGGGTGCAGGTAGGGTTCGCCCTGAAAGTAAAAAATAAGGTACAGCAGCGTGTCGGCCAGTTCGTCGATGGTGCGTTTGAAGAGGTCTTCCGGCAGCATGCCCGTCGGGCGGGTAAACGACCGCAGGCCGCTGGGGCACTCGGGGCAGCGGAGGTTGCAGGAGGTCGTCGGTTCAAACGAGAGCGCGATGGGCAGCCCGCGATGAACCGGCTTGCCCGTCCATTTCGATTCGTAAAAGCTGGAGAGGACTTTCAGCGCGTTCCAGGCCCGGCGGGGGGTTACTTTGGAAAA from Tellurirhabdus rosea harbors:
- a CDS encoding ParA family protein, with protein sequence MGKVIAIANQKGGVGKTTTTINLAASLAALEFRTLIVDADPQANSTSGLGYNPKEIENSIYECMVEGVRTRDTIIQTDFPNLDLLPSHIDLVGAEIEMINLKSREEKMKEALADVIGDYDFIIIDCSPSLGLITINSLTAADSVIIPVQCEYFALEGLGKLLNTIKIIQSRLNTRLTIEGILLTMYDLRVRLSNQVVGEVTAHFQHMVFNTIIPRNIRLSESPSFGLPVIAQDADSKGAISYLNLAREILTKNGMLPQDQVA
- a CDS encoding DUF5683 domain-containing protein, which translates into the protein MTTLIRSILTGLMTVALSIPAVQAQVTPNAARPDAARPDAARPDAARPDTVRVGGSALISGGDTVRTLPAADTVRLSDRQTAQIRKIIPKKATVRSAILPGLGQAYNRQYWKIPIIYAGFGTIGYFINYMSGRMKFYRTNWEKAYASTSKTVQLELDGRLRTVTESQLERGYNSFRRYRDLNVLLGVALWGLNIMDANVSAHLKTFDLSDDLTLRVQPSFGVGGDIAPPVIAPGIRVALQFK
- a CDS encoding nuclear transport factor 2 family protein gives rise to the protein MEEAIQRYIEAYNAKDVPAMLALLDDEIIFENVSNSAGITRTTTRQAFEQLARQSLPYFSERRQAVRFAVLSDSAAAVEIDYRATVAQDLPNGLTSGQSLQLRGVSIFEMRNGKFTRISDYS
- a CDS encoding AGE family epimerase/isomerase; translated protein: MKIVTCFLVAGLAVGTAVAQSRQDDRIRIAVEMENSIRKEMLNKWYPQAVDREFGGYLSTFTYDFKPTGPQDKMIVTQARHTWTTAKAAERYPTVAHYRENARHGFQFLRDVMWDKEFGGFYTLVDRQGRVKGEPNKDAYGNAFGLYALSAYYHMSKDTAALNLAKKSFYWLEQHSHDPVHKGYFQHLRRDGTPIRRDASIASTANTGYKDQNSSIHLLEALTELYTVWPDPLVRERLQEMLVLVRDVITSPKGNLVLFFQPDWTPVSYRDSSEAVILKHRYIDHVSFGHDVETAYLMLEASHVLGLKGDARTLEVGKRMVDHALRNGWDKKLGGFYDQGYYFRDKPGMTIIRESKNWWSQAEGLNTLLLMADRFPNDPMRYFDQYKKLWKYVQTYMIDHQHGDWYEEGLDHDPQRRTANKGHIWKAAYHTYRALTGCVDRSRPGQTAHK
- a CDS encoding ParB/RepB/Spo0J family partition protein, whose translation is MDNSNAKTSANKKMIGLGRGLGALLQDSDSVNRPSKPSPYESISTMTEINLNHIDTNPFQPRTRFDQEALHELAESIKVQGIIQPITVRQMGKDHYQLISGERRLQASKIAGLTHIPAYVRQANDQQMLEMALIENIQRENLNSIEIALSYQRLITECSLKQEELGERVGKNRTTVNNYIRLLKLPPVIQAALRDNKISMGHARAIINIDNPDIQIKLFNKTIEEDWSVRKVEEAVRNVSNPAEVLPERRSTPYKQEIRSLQFKLSSMFGTKVSIKADEKHKGEIKIPFTTQEELDRILEVLNYKA
- a CDS encoding SPASM domain-containing protein, translating into MNRNLSDGLNFFSKVTPRRAWNALKVLSSFYESKWTGKPVHRGLPIALSFEPTTSCNLRCPECPSGLRSFTRPTGMLPEDLFKRTIDELADTLLYLIFYFQGEPYLHPQFLDLVGYAHQKGIYTATSTNAHYLTDAAARKTVESGLDRLIISIDGTTQEVYQQYRVGGKLHKVIEGTKNILKWKKELKSRTPHVIFQFLVVRPNEHQIEDVRKLAEELGVDEVGLKTAQIYDYENGSDLIPTIDKYARYARQPDGTYTTKNGFGDNCWKMWHSCVVTWDGLVVPCCFDKDAHHRMGDLKEQSFRQLWQSEPYQAFRQSLIRSRSEIEMCRNCTEGINVWA